In the genome of Porphyrobacter sp. ULC335, one region contains:
- a CDS encoding TetR/AcrR family transcriptional regulator: protein MVSRKRLTPEESRSSALAAARALLIETGPQAVTLKAVSARIGRTHANLLHHFGSASGLQKALAEHIARTVCETIIEAVHASRAGLGSAREVVDLAFDAFDREGAGALTSWMLLTGNEDALDPIISTIHDLVDELAPGEADHEGAQNIHRDTLSLVLMALGDALIGGALAKSLGLPRDAARERAAAMLEASLAEHQTA, encoded by the coding sequence ATGGTCAGTCGCAAGAGGTTAACGCCCGAGGAATCGCGCAGCTCCGCGCTCGCAGCCGCGCGCGCGCTGCTGATCGAGACCGGCCCGCAAGCGGTGACGCTGAAGGCGGTCTCGGCCCGCATCGGCCGCACCCATGCCAACCTGCTGCACCACTTCGGCTCGGCCTCCGGGCTGCAGAAGGCGCTGGCCGAGCATATTGCGCGCACGGTCTGCGAGACCATCATCGAGGCGGTCCACGCCAGCCGCGCAGGCCTCGGCTCGGCGCGCGAGGTGGTGGATCTCGCCTTCGACGCATTCGACCGCGAGGGTGCAGGCGCGCTCACCAGCTGGATGCTGCTGACCGGTAATGAGGACGCGCTCGATCCGATCATCTCGACGATCCATGATCTGGTGGACGAACTTGCACCGGGTGAGGCGGATCACGAGGGCGCACAGAACATCCACCGCGACACCTTGTCGCTGGTACTGATGGCGCTCGGCGACGCGCTGATCGGCGGGGCGCTGGCGAAATCCCTCGGGCTGCCGCGCGACGCGGCGCGCGAGCGGGCGGCGGCGATGCTCGAAGCGAGCCTCGCCGAACACCAGACCGCCTAA
- a CDS encoding MoaD/ThiS family protein yields MVTIVLLGKLADLGGAPELSLPGPLDWAGLKAALPDAVAQVIDDPRNRVALNGALLADKAGLQAADGDEIALLPPVSGG; encoded by the coding sequence GTGGTCACCATTGTCCTGCTGGGCAAGCTCGCCGATCTTGGCGGAGCGCCTGAGCTGTCGCTGCCGGGCCCGCTCGACTGGGCGGGGCTCAAGGCCGCTCTGCCTGATGCAGTGGCACAGGTGATCGACGATCCGCGCAACCGCGTGGCGCTCAACGGCGCACTGCTGGCCGACAAGGCCGGCTTGCAGGCGGCAGATGGTGACGAGATCGCCTTGCTGCCGCCGGTTTCGGGGGGCTGA
- a CDS encoding class I SAM-dependent methyltransferase produces MATLIQQPLVMECTGWPNADCAYRLLDSGAGRKWEAFGPYSFIRPEPQAMWQPRIDNWQADGEFIPGSDEDGGGRWQFEGRLPDAGWEMAWNEVRFTARPTPFRHLQFFPDMAPVWDWMRGQLDGMTEAETLNLFGYTGLGTLALSRHGKVTHVDASKKSVAQARENAELSGMAARPIRWLTDDAAKFTAREVRRERRYDGIILDPPKFGRGPEGEVWRLEEHLPGLVTDCARLLDADSRFLFLTVYAVRMSSLAIAGLLEEALSHLPGQIEHGDLAVREDGEGGRLLPTAIFARWSNP; encoded by the coding sequence ATGGCGACCCTCATCCAGCAACCGCTGGTGATGGAGTGCACCGGATGGCCGAATGCGGACTGCGCCTATCGCCTGCTCGACAGCGGGGCGGGGCGCAAGTGGGAGGCCTTTGGCCCCTACAGCTTCATCCGGCCCGAGCCGCAGGCGATGTGGCAACCGCGCATCGACAATTGGCAGGCGGACGGCGAATTCATCCCCGGCTCCGACGAGGACGGCGGCGGCCGCTGGCAGTTCGAAGGGCGCCTGCCTGATGCCGGCTGGGAAATGGCCTGGAACGAGGTGCGCTTCACCGCCCGCCCCACCCCGTTCCGTCACCTGCAATTCTTCCCCGACATGGCCCCGGTGTGGGACTGGATGCGCGGGCAGCTGGACGGGATGACCGAGGCGGAGACCCTCAACCTGTTCGGCTATACCGGCCTCGGCACGCTGGCGCTGTCGCGGCATGGCAAAGTCACGCATGTCGATGCGTCGAAGAAGTCGGTCGCCCAGGCGCGCGAGAATGCGGAACTCTCGGGCATGGCGGCACGCCCGATTCGCTGGCTGACCGATGACGCCGCCAAATTCACCGCGCGCGAAGTGCGGCGCGAGCGGCGCTATGACGGGATCATCCTCGATCCGCCCAAATTCGGGCGCGGGCCGGAGGGCGAGGTGTGGCGGCTGGAGGAGCATCTCCCCGGCCTCGTCACCGATTGCGCGCGCTTGCTGGATGCCGACAGCCGTTTCCTGTTCCTCACCGTCTATGCCGTGCGGATGAGCAGCCTGGCGATTGCGGGGCTGCTCGAAGAAGCGCTGTCGCACCTGCCGGGGCAGATCGAACACGGCGATCTGGCCGTGCGCGAGGACGGCGAGGGCGGACGGCTGCTGCCGACGGCGATCTTTGCACGTTGGTCGAACCCCTGA
- a CDS encoding YgfZ/GcvT domain-containing protein, with amino-acid sequence MSATVLTSRAIIRLSPLDESEDVAAFLQGLVTNDVTGPLPCYAALLSAQGKHLFDFLVWGDGADLLLDCEAAIADELVKRLSMYRLRRKIGIARDDSLAVHWNWKEPASLAFIPGKPPGLNGSSELVARDPRLPELGIRWVVPIDNEPEKDADSLWLAHRLQLGVPEGRAELGDILWLETNAVELNGVSFTKGCYVGQENTARMNWRQKVNRRLVVVPLAGSDEARRVATYPDLGFAVDHLRVENLDPATLPEWQRAGVLTPEA; translated from the coding sequence ATGAGTGCAACCGTCCTGACCTCCCGCGCGATCATTCGCCTGTCCCCTCTGGACGAGAGCGAGGATGTCGCCGCCTTCCTGCAAGGCCTCGTCACCAATGACGTAACCGGGCCGCTGCCCTGCTACGCCGCGCTGCTTTCGGCGCAGGGCAAACACCTGTTCGATTTTCTGGTGTGGGGAGACGGGGCAGACCTGCTGCTCGATTGCGAGGCGGCCATTGCCGACGAACTGGTCAAGCGCCTGTCGATGTACCGCCTGCGCCGCAAGATCGGAATCGCGCGGGACGATTCGCTGGCCGTTCACTGGAATTGGAAAGAGCCTGCAAGCCTTGCATTTATCCCCGGCAAGCCGCCCGGATTGAATGGGTCTAGCGAGTTGGTTGCCCGAGATCCCCGACTGCCTGAACTTGGCATCCGCTGGGTCGTGCCGATTGACAATGAACCTGAGAAGGATGCTGATTCCCTCTGGCTCGCCCACCGCCTCCAACTGGGCGTCCCCGAAGGCCGTGCCGAACTCGGCGATATCCTGTGGCTGGAAACCAACGCGGTCGAGCTGAACGGGGTCAGCTTCACCAAGGGTTGCTATGTCGGGCAGGAGAACACCGCGCGGATGAACTGGCGGCAGAAGGTCAATCGCCGGCTGGTGGTGGTGCCGCTGGCCGGGTCCGATGAAGCACGGCGCGTGGCGACCTATCCCGATCTGGGGTTTGCGGTGGATCACCTGCGGGTGGAAAACCTCGACCCTGCCACCCTGCCGGAATGGCAGCGCGCGGGCGTGCTCACTCCCGAGGCTTAG
- a CDS encoding dihydroneopterin aldolase, translating into MSDSLILEVNDLVVDVLTGIYSEETGKPQPLRISIAARYAIADRYEPDTPLDASKNYMDLKFAASGGLPEGVHFKLIEAVADHICETLFVQDAKVQAVTVKIVKLAIAEANEQIGITLHRERRPEHGG; encoded by the coding sequence ATGTCAGATAGTCTCATCCTTGAAGTCAATGATCTCGTCGTCGATGTCCTGACCGGCATCTATTCCGAGGAGACCGGCAAGCCGCAGCCGCTGCGCATCTCGATTGCGGCGCGCTATGCCATCGCGGATCGGTACGAGCCCGACACGCCGCTTGATGCATCCAAGAACTACATGGACCTGAAGTTCGCCGCCTCCGGTGGCCTGCCCGAAGGCGTGCATTTCAAGCTGATCGAAGCGGTGGCGGATCACATCTGCGAAACGCTGTTCGTGCAGGACGCAAAGGTGCAGGCGGTGACGGTCAAGATCGTCAAGCTCGCCATTGCGGAGGCGAACGAGCAGATCGGCATCACCCTCCACCGCGAACGCCGCCCGGAACACGGGGGCTGA
- the rarD gene encoding EamA family transporter RarD — protein MTTPAPAPSPSAPAVSGLAPALGAYLIWGFLPLYLILVKTVPPFEFVGWRIIWTLPLCLLIVAFRRQFPELLAALKSPRSLLALLASSVLIGINWFVYIWAIMAGEVFATSIGYYLNPLVNVLLGTLVLGEKLSRRQWIAVAIAAVAVALLAAGAVTSLWISLSLGFSFALYGLVRKQVAVGSLPGLTIESAILLLPAAGIAAWYAATPQGSAFGQDAWMSALIIFSGVVTAVPLLLFAIAARRMDYSTLGFIQYLSPTIVFFLGLFVFHQPLAPAKLASFVLIWVAVGVFVWDLWAKRRAASA, from the coding sequence ATGACCACCCCTGCCCCAGCCCCCTCGCCCTCCGCCCCCGCTGTTTCGGGCTTGGCGCCCGCGCTGGGGGCGTACCTGATCTGGGGGTTCCTGCCGCTCTATCTGATCCTGGTGAAGACCGTGCCGCCGTTCGAATTCGTCGGCTGGCGGATCATCTGGACGCTGCCGCTGTGCCTGCTGATCGTCGCCTTTCGCCGCCAGTTTCCCGAACTGCTCGCCGCGCTGAAAAGCCCGCGCAGCCTGCTCGCCCTGCTGGCGAGTTCGGTGCTGATCGGGATCAACTGGTTCGTGTACATCTGGGCCATCATGGCGGGCGAGGTGTTTGCGACCTCGATCGGCTATTACCTCAACCCGCTCGTCAATGTGCTGCTGGGCACGCTGGTGCTGGGAGAGAAGCTGTCGCGGCGCCAGTGGATCGCGGTCGCCATCGCCGCCGTAGCGGTCGCGCTGCTGGCAGCGGGTGCGGTGACGAGCCTGTGGATCAGCCTCTCACTCGGTTTCAGCTTCGCGCTCTACGGCCTTGTTCGTAAACAGGTTGCTGTCGGATCGCTGCCCGGCCTCACGATCGAAAGCGCGATCCTGTTGCTCCCCGCCGCCGGTATCGCTGCATGGTATGCGGCCACCCCGCAAGGCTCGGCCTTCGGGCAGGATGCGTGGATGAGCGCGCTGATCATCTTCTCGGGCGTGGTCACCGCCGTGCCGCTGCTGCTATTCGCGATTGCCGCGCGGCGGATGGATTATTCGACCCTCGGCTTCATCCAGTATCTTTCGCCGACGATCGTGTTTTTCCTCGGCCTGTTCGTGTTCCACCAGCCGCTCGCGCCCGCCAAGCTGGCGAGTTTCGTGCTGATCTGGGTCGCGGTGGGCGTGTTCGTGTGGGACCTGTGGGCGAAGCGCAGGGCGGCTTCAGCCTGA
- the pyrC gene encoding dihydroorotase, with protein sequence MTDRLTIRRPDDWHLHFRDGAIMREVVPYTARQFARAIVMPNLTPPVTTTELGAAYRDRILAAVPEGVNFTPLMTCYLTDNTDADDLARGAGEGVFTAAKMYPANATTNSAAGVTNVEKLYPVLARMEADDIVLCIHGEVTDHSVDVFDREKEFIARHLRGIVAAFPKLRVVFEHITTSDAVDFVMAAGPQVAATITPQHLHINRNAMLVGGIQPHNYCLPVAKRESHRLALRAAATSGSAKFFLGTDSAPHLRKDKESACGCAGIFGAPFALESYVTVFDEEGALDKFEGFASLHGPAFYKLPVNEDAVTLERRAMAVPPMLHVTGEEIVPWHGGQTLGWKFLG encoded by the coding sequence ATGACCGACCGCCTCACGATCCGCCGCCCCGATGACTGGCACCTGCATTTCCGCGATGGCGCAATCATGCGCGAGGTGGTGCCCTATACCGCCCGCCAGTTCGCCCGCGCGATCGTGATGCCCAACCTCACCCCGCCGGTGACCACAACGGAGCTTGGCGCGGCGTACCGCGACCGGATCCTGGCGGCGGTGCCGGAGGGTGTAAACTTCACCCCGTTGATGACCTGCTACCTCACCGACAATACCGACGCCGACGATCTGGCGCGCGGCGCGGGCGAGGGGGTGTTCACGGCGGCCAAAATGTATCCCGCCAACGCCACGACCAACTCGGCAGCGGGCGTCACCAATGTCGAAAAGCTCTATCCGGTGCTCGCCCGCATGGAGGCCGACGATATCGTGCTGTGCATCCACGGCGAGGTGACGGATCACAGCGTTGACGTGTTCGACCGCGAAAAAGAATTCATCGCGAGGCACTTGAGGGGCATTGTTGCGGCTTTCCCGAAGCTGCGGGTGGTGTTCGAACACATCACCACCAGTGACGCGGTCGACTTCGTGATGGCAGCGGGGCCGCAGGTCGCCGCGACCATCACCCCGCAGCACCTCCACATCAACCGCAACGCCATGCTGGTCGGCGGTATCCAGCCGCACAATTATTGCCTCCCCGTCGCCAAGCGCGAAAGCCACCGGCTGGCGCTGCGGGCGGCCGCGACAAGCGGGAGCGCGAAGTTCTTCCTAGGCACCGACTCTGCCCCCCACCTGCGCAAGGACAAGGAAAGCGCCTGCGGATGCGCGGGCATCTTCGGGGCGCCCTTTGCGCTGGAAAGCTACGTCACCGTGTTCGACGAGGAAGGCGCGCTCGACAAGTTTGAAGGCTTCGCCTCGCTCCACGGCCCGGCCTTCTACAAGCTGCCGGTGAACGAGGACGCGGTGACGCTGGAACGCCGCGCGATGGCGGTGCCGCCGATGCTGCATGTGACGGGCGAGGAGATCGTCCCCTGGCACGGCGGGCAGACGCTGGGGTGGAAGTTCCTAGGCTAA
- a CDS encoding Rossmann fold domain-containing protein, which produces MMRQLEVGLLPSAALDAAGAFMAFHLEAARAILADPHTTALTIILPPAAHDHRDWRLALARDLAREAPPKRVNVVAGPAGEARDACLRFLSDAPGVTGQYLLCHE; this is translated from the coding sequence ATGATGCGGCAGCTTGAGGTCGGTCTGCTGCCATCAGCCGCGCTGGATGCGGCGGGGGCGTTCATGGCCTTCCACCTCGAAGCCGCGCGCGCAATTCTCGCCGATCCGCACACCACCGCGTTGACGATCATCCTCCCGCCCGCAGCCCACGATCACCGCGACTGGCGGCTGGCACTGGCCCGCGATCTGGCGCGCGAGGCCCCGCCCAAGCGGGTCAATGTCGTGGCTGGACCCGCAGGCGAGGCGCGCGATGCCTGCTTACGCTTTTTGTCAGATGCGCCCGGAGTGACAGGCCAGTATCTCCTGTGCCATGAATGA
- a CDS encoding molybdenum cofactor biosynthesis protein MoaE has protein sequence MRDIRLLDRMFIPGTLIGPFTQANPGLGGVCTFVGEVRYDAKEQGGVEALELTHYEPLTLPGMHELADRAFARFDLMGLLMVHRVGMMRPGEPIVCVSAAALHRRDAIDAVDFCMDHLKSAAWFWKREKRAGEWHWIEPRDQDHSDLARW, from the coding sequence ATGCGCGACATCCGCCTGCTTGACCGGATGTTCATCCCCGGCACGCTGATCGGCCCCTTCACACAGGCCAATCCGGGGCTGGGCGGGGTGTGCACCTTCGTGGGAGAGGTGCGCTACGACGCCAAGGAGCAGGGGGGCGTCGAGGCGCTCGAACTCACCCATTACGAGCCGCTGACGCTGCCTGGGATGCATGAACTGGCCGACCGCGCCTTTGCCCGCTTCGACCTGATGGGCCTGCTGATGGTCCACCGCGTCGGGATGATGCGCCCGGGCGAGCCGATCGTCTGCGTCTCGGCCGCCGCGCTGCACCGCCGCGATGCCATCGACGCGGTCGATTTCTGCATGGACCATCTCAAAAGCGCGGCGTGGTTCTGGAAGCGGGAGAAGCGGGCCGGAGAATGGCACTGGATCGAGCCGCGCGATCAGGACCACAGCGATCTTGCGCGCTGGTGA
- the moaA gene encoding GTP 3',8-cyclase MoaA gives MNDIVPGAPTTPAPRKPDLIVLRDVADAAPPLVDSFQRRITYLRLSVTDRCDLRCSYCMPERMTFLPKKDVLSLEELYDLATGFIARGVTKIRITGGEPLVRRDIIDLFTALGRRLGHDLAELTLTTNGTQLAEHAEALAKAGVRRVNVSLDTLDRAKFAELTRRDSLPQVLEGIAAAKAAGLKVKLNAVALKGVNEGELPDLIAWGHSQGHDVTLIEVMPLGDVEEERLDQYLPLDDVRAALAQRWTLKDLAFSTGGPARYVEVAETGGKLGLITPHTNNFCSGCNRLRVTATGQLYPCLGGGEQVDLRAALRSDAPEANLAAALDEALRIKPEKHHFRMDARGADPATVRHMSMTGG, from the coding sequence ATGAATGACATTGTGCCCGGCGCCCCGACCACTCCTGCACCCCGCAAGCCCGATCTGATCGTGCTGCGCGATGTGGCGGATGCAGCGCCGCCGCTGGTCGACAGCTTCCAGCGCCGCATCACCTATCTGCGCCTCTCGGTCACCGATCGCTGCGATCTGCGCTGTTCCTATTGCATGCCCGAGCGGATGACCTTCCTGCCCAAGAAGGACGTGCTCAGCCTTGAGGAGCTTTACGACCTCGCCACCGGCTTCATCGCGCGCGGGGTGACCAAGATCCGCATCACCGGCGGCGAGCCGCTGGTGCGGCGCGACATCATCGACCTGTTCACCGCGCTTGGGCGCCGCCTTGGGCATGATCTGGCGGAACTCACGCTGACCACCAACGGCACGCAATTGGCCGAACATGCCGAGGCGCTGGCCAAGGCTGGGGTGCGGCGGGTCAATGTCTCGCTCGACACGCTCGACCGCGCGAAGTTTGCCGAGCTGACTCGCCGCGACAGTCTGCCGCAGGTGTTGGAAGGCATCGCCGCGGCCAAGGCGGCGGGGCTGAAGGTGAAGCTCAACGCCGTGGCGCTGAAGGGCGTGAACGAGGGCGAACTCCCCGATCTCATCGCCTGGGGCCATTCGCAGGGCCATGACGTGACCCTTATCGAGGTGATGCCGCTGGGCGATGTCGAGGAAGAACGGCTCGATCAATATCTCCCGCTTGATGATGTGCGCGCCGCGCTGGCGCAGCGCTGGACGCTAAAAGACCTCGCCTTTTCGACCGGCGGCCCGGCGCGCTATGTCGAGGTGGCTGAGACCGGGGGCAAGCTGGGCCTCATCACCCCCCACACCAACAATTTCTGTTCCGGGTGCAACCGTCTGCGGGTGACCGCGACCGGGCAGCTTTACCCCTGCCTCGGCGGGGGCGAGCAGGTCGATCTGCGCGCGGCGCTGCGCTCGGACGCGCCCGAAGCCAACCTCGCCGCCGCGCTGGACGAGGCGCTTCGGATCAAGCCTGAAAAGCACCATTTCCGCATGGACGCGCGCGGGGCCGATCCGGCGACCGTGCGGCACATGTCGATGACCGGGGGCTGA
- the rplU gene encoding 50S ribosomal protein L21 produces MFAVVRTGGKQYRVAAGDKIAVEKLAGEAGDTITLGDVLLAGEGESLADAGSVTVSAEIIAQAKSEKVIVFKKRRRHNYRRKNGHRQEMTLLRITAVGAAEAKPAKKAAAKKTKSEAPAEAAATAE; encoded by the coding sequence ATGTTCGCTGTAGTGCGCACGGGCGGCAAACAGTACCGCGTTGCCGCCGGAGACAAGATTGCCGTTGAAAAGCTCGCAGGCGAAGCCGGCGACACGATCACGCTGGGCGACGTCCTGCTGGCCGGTGAAGGCGAGTCCCTCGCCGATGCCGGTTCGGTGACCGTCTCGGCCGAGATCATCGCCCAGGCCAAGAGCGAAAAGGTGATCGTCTTCAAGAAGCGTCGCCGCCACAACTATCGCCGCAAGAACGGCCACCGCCAGGAGATGACCCTGCTGCGCATCACGGCTGTTGGTGCTGCGGAAGCCAAGCCTGCCAAGAAGGCGGCTGCCAAGAAGACCAAGAGCGAAGCGCCGGCTGAAGCCGCCGCCACCGCTGAATAA
- the astD gene encoding succinylglutamate-semialdehyde dehydrogenase — protein sequence MTDNILISCAPASGEEIWRGPISDVDTAVSAARRAWAAWAALPLTSRIGMMRDFSNGVRRDADTLADLIAREVGKPLWEARAEVDAVVNKIDISVQAYAERTGKKKFDAGINGSAALRHKPHGVMAVLGPFNFPAHLPNGHILPALLAGNAVLFKPSEKAPAVGEALVAAFHRAGVPEAVIQCIIGGPEEGKALVAHPGIDGVLFTGSANAGIAINRKLAANPGKIVALEMGGNNPIVVIDTPKLADAAALIVQSAFATAGQRCTSARRLIVKESIYDDLMAEVVPLARKLMVGDPLGEPQPFMGPVIDNETADRLSESFLALLTAGGRVLLHMRRTVPDLPFLSPGIIDVTDVADRPDIELFGPILQVIRVPDLDTAIAEANNTRFGLSASLIGGSPDDYGLFWANIRAGIINWNSPTNGASSKAPFGGIGLSGNHRPAAYYAADYCAYPVASAEVDQPRASIMVGLRP from the coding sequence GTGACCGACAATATCCTGATATCCTGCGCACCGGCGAGCGGTGAGGAGATCTGGCGTGGGCCGATCAGCGATGTCGATACGGCCGTTTCCGCCGCGCGCCGTGCCTGGGCGGCATGGGCCGCGCTGCCGCTCACCAGCCGCATCGGGATGATGCGCGACTTTTCCAACGGCGTCCGCCGCGATGCCGATACCCTGGCCGATCTGATCGCGCGCGAGGTGGGCAAGCCGCTGTGGGAAGCCCGCGCCGAAGTCGACGCGGTGGTGAACAAGATCGACATTTCGGTGCAGGCCTATGCCGAACGCACCGGCAAGAAGAAGTTCGATGCCGGGATCAACGGCAGCGCCGCGCTGCGCCACAAGCCGCACGGGGTGATGGCGGTGCTCGGTCCGTTCAATTTCCCCGCGCACCTGCCCAACGGCCACATCCTCCCCGCGCTGCTTGCAGGCAATGCCGTGCTGTTCAAGCCTTCGGAAAAAGCTCCGGCGGTGGGCGAGGCGCTGGTCGCCGCCTTCCACCGCGCCGGGGTGCCCGAAGCTGTGATCCAGTGCATCATCGGCGGGCCGGAAGAAGGCAAGGCGCTGGTCGCCCATCCGGGGATTGACGGGGTGCTGTTCACCGGATCGGCCAATGCCGGGATCGCGATCAACCGCAAACTCGCCGCCAATCCGGGCAAGATCGTCGCGCTGGAAATGGGCGGCAACAACCCGATCGTGGTGATCGACACGCCCAAGCTGGCCGATGCCGCCGCGCTGATCGTGCAGAGCGCCTTTGCCACGGCCGGGCAGCGCTGCACCTCGGCACGGCGGTTGATCGTCAAGGAAAGCATCTATGATGATCTGATGGCCGAGGTTGTGCCACTGGCGCGCAAGCTGATGGTCGGCGATCCGCTGGGCGAGCCGCAGCCTTTCATGGGGCCGGTGATCGATAACGAAACCGCCGACCGCCTCTCGGAAAGCTTCCTCGCGCTGCTCACCGCAGGCGGCAGGGTGCTGCTGCACATGCGCCGCACGGTGCCCGATCTGCCGTTCCTCAGCCCTGGCATCATCGACGTGACCGATGTCGCCGACCGCCCGGATATCGAGCTGTTCGGCCCGATCCTGCAAGTGATCCGCGTCCCCGATCTCGACACCGCGATTGCCGAGGCGAACAACACCCGCTTCGGCCTGTCAGCATCGCTGATCGGAGGCAGCCCGGATGATTACGGGCTGTTCTGGGCGAATATCCGGGCCGGGATCATCAACTGGAACTCGCCGACCAACGGGGCATCGTCCAAGGCGCCGTTCGGCGGCATCGGGCTTTCGGGCAACCACCGTCCGGCCGCCTATTACGCCGCCGATTACTGCGCCTATCCCGTCGCCAGCGCCGAGGTGGATCAGCCGCGCGCCTCGATCATGGTTGGTTTGCGGCCCTAA
- a CDS encoding Crp/Fnr family transcriptional regulator, with the protein MNETAACAVLTTEERDAMAAAGRTRVLKRGEMLFAAGDEEAACATLLTGALKVSAIDQDGNEQILALVHPAGFIGELFAPFAHHDVVALTESRLCTFARRDIERAIEDYPALARALLRRSQADLLATRNLLELTGHASAEARLAALLHDFAAAASESSCHLASRFELPLTRGEIANMLGLTIETVSRKLGELEDMGAILREGKRGIALLDAALLQDISGR; encoded by the coding sequence GTGAATGAGACCGCCGCCTGCGCGGTGCTGACCACCGAAGAACGCGACGCCATGGCCGCAGCCGGGCGCACCCGCGTGCTGAAGCGCGGGGAGATGCTGTTTGCCGCGGGCGACGAGGAAGCCGCCTGCGCCACGCTGCTGACAGGCGCGCTCAAGGTTTCGGCGATCGATCAGGACGGCAACGAGCAGATCCTCGCGCTGGTTCACCCGGCGGGGTTCATCGGCGAGCTGTTCGCGCCCTTTGCGCATCATGATGTGGTGGCGTTGACCGAAAGCCGGTTGTGCACCTTTGCGCGGCGCGACATCGAGCGCGCGATCGAGGATTACCCGGCGCTCGCCCGCGCGCTGCTGCGCCGCAGCCAGGCCGATCTGCTGGCGACGCGCAATCTGCTCGAACTGACCGGCCACGCCAGCGCCGAGGCGCGGCTTGCCGCCCTGCTCCACGATTTCGCCGCCGCCGCGAGCGAAAGCTCGTGCCACCTTGCCTCGCGGTTCGAACTGCCGCTGACCCGCGGCGAGATCGCCAACATGCTCGGCCTGACCATCGAAACCGTCAGCCGCAAACTGGGCGAGCTGGAGGACATGGGTGCGATTCTGCGCGAGGGGAAGCGCGGCATAGCCCTGCTCGACGCCGCGCTGTTGCAGGATATTTCGGGACGATAA
- a CDS encoding GNAT family N-acetyltransferase yields MFHRSERLFLRPAFPEDCGAILAGIGEEAIVRNLARAPWPYTIDDARNFAALPQNPRLPHFLVTLPGIGVIGAAGMGEHDGEPEIGYWIARQHWGQGYATEATGAVLRIARTLGHRRVVAGHFIDNPASGKVLRKLGFLPLGRIAKRHSLARGGWVDSVEYALDCDAEMDPAPVARAA; encoded by the coding sequence GTGTTCCATCGCAGCGAAAGACTGTTCCTGAGGCCCGCTTTCCCCGAGGATTGCGGCGCGATTCTCGCTGGCATCGGTGAGGAAGCGATCGTCCGCAATCTCGCCCGTGCGCCGTGGCCCTACACCATCGACGATGCGCGAAATTTCGCCGCGCTTCCGCAGAACCCGCGCCTGCCGCATTTCCTCGTGACGCTGCCCGGCATCGGCGTGATCGGCGCTGCCGGCATGGGCGAGCATGATGGTGAGCCGGAGATCGGCTACTGGATCGCGCGCCAGCACTGGGGGCAGGGTTATGCCACCGAGGCGACGGGCGCGGTGCTGCGGATTGCCCGCACGCTCGGCCACCGGCGTGTGGTTGCGGGGCATTTCATCGATAACCCTGCCTCGGGCAAGGTGCTGCGCAAGCTCGGCTTTCTTCCATTGGGACGGATCGCCAAGCGCCACAGTCTTGCGCGCGGGGGATGGGTGGATTCGGTCGAATATGCCCTCGATTGCGATGCGGAGATGGACCCGGCCCCGGTTGCGCGCGCGGCGTAA
- the rpmA gene encoding 50S ribosomal protein L27: MAHKKAGGSSRNGRDSAGRRLGVKKFGGQEVIGGNIIIRQRGTRVYPGVNVGMGKDHTLYSLAEGVVRFHSGKLGRKYVSVDAMAEAAE, from the coding sequence ATGGCACATAAGAAAGCAGGCGGTTCGTCGCGTAACGGTCGTGATTCGGCCGGTCGTCGCTTGGGCGTGAAGAAGTTCGGCGGTCAGGAAGTGATCGGCGGCAACATTATCATCCGTCAGCGCGGCACCCGCGTGTACCCGGGCGTCAACGTCGGCATGGGTAAGGATCACACCCTCTACTCGCTCGCCGAAGGCGTGGTGCGATTCCACTCGGGCAAGCTCGGCCGCAAATACGTCAGCGTAGATGCGATGGCCGAAGCCGCCGAATAA